A single genomic interval of Malania oleifera isolate guangnan ecotype guangnan chromosome 11, ASM2987363v1, whole genome shotgun sequence harbors:
- the LOC131168425 gene encoding serine/threonine-protein kinase D6PK-like, which yields MESVVDGVKSLSKPHNSPASPIGCKPSSTSGTPRPSRPPSPKPSKTEVASSASSTTPFANSLRTIRSPAGSGVDRKQSPRTAYDHVQHEEPPCSAKQSSRANKDKLEVVGPNDVLDKTVEISCHKTVLTMDRKSHLKHPPDDYESSSSSGLVESEDLLLEPYKVGVGQLNNQLTCQSAVGFCPSPQNSLYSATHYTEAKQSFTNTEVSECASSIEKSGGSAKVSNSCDFVESRKTSIYRGSTGSDISDESSSSSFSSALYKPHKANDIRWEAIQVVRSRHGELGLNHFRQLRKLGCGDIGNVYLSELIGTKTYFAMKVMNKAALASRKKLLRAQTEREILQSLDHPFLPTLYTHFETEKISCLVMEFCPGGDLHNLRQRQPGKVFPEHAARFYVAEVLLALEYLHMLGIIYRDLKPENVLVREDGHIMLSDFDLSLRCAVCPTLVKSSNSSLQSKNSGYCVQPACIEPNCVIQSACIQPACFSPRFFSSKSKKEKKAKPKYEIYNQVSPLPELIAEPTSARSMSFVGTHEYLAPEIIKGEGHGSAVDWWTFGIFLYELLFGKTPFWGAGNRATLFNVVGQPLRFPDSPTVSFAARDLIRGLLVKEPQHRLAYRRGATEVKQHPFFQSVNWALIRCTNPPEVPRPVTMDIPVVTDAPNAPTTGKLPGVDLKPSGNYFEMDFF from the exons ATGGAGTCGGTCGTTGATGGAGTTAAGTCTTTATCAAAGCCACACAATTCACCGGCTTCTCCAATAGGATGCAAGCCTTCTTCCACCTCAGGGACCCCTCGCCCCTCTCGGCCTCCATCTCCCAAGCCATCTAAAACTGAAGTAGCTTCTTCTGCTTCCAGTACAACTCCTTTCGCTAACAGCCTGAGGACTATTCGTTCTCCGGCAGGATCTGGAGTTGATCGAAAACAATCCCCCAGAACAGCATATGATCATGTACAACATGAAGAACCACCCTGTTCAGCAAAACAATCTTCCAGAGCAAATAAGGACAAATTAGAAGTTGTGGGTCCAAATGATGTTCTTGATAAAACAGTGGAAATTTCTTGCCACAAGACAGTTCTAACAATGGATAGAAAGTCTCACCTCAAGCATCCACCTGATGATTATGAGAGTAGTAGTTCAAGTGGCTTGGTGGAATCGGAAGATTTGCTTTTAGAGCCGTACAAAGTAGGTGTTGGGCAATTGAATAACCAGTTAACATGTCAATCCGCAGTCGGATTTTGTCCAAGTCCTCAAAACAGTCTCTACTCTGCCACACATTACACAGAAGCCAAACAAAGTTTCACCAATACCGAAGTTAGTGAATGTGCTAGCAGTATTGAGAAGTCTGGTGGAAGTGCCAAAGTCAGCAACTCTTGTGATTTTGTTGAGAGCAGGAAGACAAGTATCTATAGAGGCAGCACCGGAAGCGACATTAGCGATGAGAGCAGCTCCAGTAGTTTTAGCAGTGCCTTGTACAAGCCCCACAAAGCAAATGACATAAGATGGGAAGCAATTCAAGTTGTCAGATCTCGGCACGGGGAGTTGGGGTTGAACCACTTCAGGCAGCTGAGGAAATTGGGATGTGGAGATATAGGCAATGTGTACCTGTCTGAGTTAATTGGCACGAAAACTTATTTTGCTATGAAGGTTATGAACAAAGCTGCTCTAGCAAGTCGGAAGAAGCTTCTGAGGGCTCAGACCGAAAGAGAAATTCTGCAGTCTCTGGATCATCCGTTTCTGCCCACTTTGTATACACACTTCGAGACAGAGAAGATCTCTTGCTTGGTGATGGAGTTCTGTCCTGGTGGAGATTTGCATAATCTCAGGCAACGACAACCTGGGAAAGTTTTCCCAGAGCATGCTGCGAG GTTTTATGTGGCTGAAGTTCTCCTTGCTTTGGAGTATTTACACATGCTAGGGATTATTTACAGAGACCTTAAACCGGAGAATGTTTTAGTGAGGGAAGATGGGCATATCATGCTTTCGGATTTTGACCTCTCCCTAAGGTGTGCTGTCTGTCCAACTCTTGTTAAATCATCGAATTCAAGCCTGCAATCAAAGAATTCAGGATACTGTGTTCAGCCTGCCTGCATTGAGCCAAATTGTGTAATCCAGTCAGCTTGCATCCAGCCTGCATGCTTTTCACCACGGTTTTTTTCAAGCAAGtcgaagaaggaaaagaaagccAAACCAAAGTATGAAATATATAATCAAGTGAGCCCCCTCCCAGAGCTCATTGCCGAGCCAACGAGTGCTCGATCCATGTCCTTTGTGGGTACCCATGAGTACTTGGCACCCGAAATCATTAAGGGTGAGGGTCATGGAAGTGCTGTAGATTGGTGGACATTTGGGATCTTTCTCTATGAACTTTTATTTGGGAAAACTCCTTTCTGGGGAGCAGGGAACCGGGCTACTCTGTTTAATGTGGTGGGGCAGCCCCTTAGATTTCCAGATTCACCTACAGTCAGCTTTGCTGCGAGGGACTTGATCAGAGGTTTACTCGTCAAAGAACCACAGCATCGTCTTGCATATCGCCGCGGTGCCACTGAAGTTAAACAGCATCCCTTTTTCCAGAGTGTGAATTGGGCTCTTATTCGGTGTACAAATCCACCGGAGGTTCCAAGACCAGTCACGATGGATATTCCTGTAGTAACTGATGCACCAAATGCACCAACAACTGGGAAGTTGCCTGGTGTTGATTTGAAGCCGTCAGGTAATTATTTCGAGATGGATTTCTTTTGA